GCATGGCGTGCGTTTTCTCGCCAGTTATGCCACGCCGCCTTATCAGGCCATGTGCAAGGATCGCTTCGATAATGGTTTTGACGCCGAAGGTAAACGCATGCGCGTAGCCGGCGAGGAGATCGGTCGCTGGGTGTCGGGCATCGAAGGTATTCCCGTCAATATTCCCAATAGCGAATCCTACGAGGCCATGGAGCGCAGCCAGCTGGACTGTGTCATCGGCGCCACCAGCTGGTTGAAGTCCCTGTCGCTGATGGAAGTGGCCAACAGCGTCGTCGAGCTGCCCATGGGCGCTTTTCTTGGTGGTTCGTTGCTGAATGTGCGCGAATCTGTCTGGGAGGATCTGGGTGAGAAAGGGCGCCGGGCGTTAATCGACGCCGCTCCGGTAGGCCTCGCTCGTACCTTGTACGCGTATCAGAAAGAAGAACAGGACGTACGTAAGCTGGCGCAGGAACAGGGTATCAACTTCGTTGAGGTATCCGATGCGCTCAAACAACATCGCGAAGAATTCATGCAATCCCAGATCGAGCAATCGGCCCAAAATGCGGCCAAGCGCGGTGTCGAGAATCCGGAAAAGATCGTCGAGAGTTTCATCAAGAATCTGGAGAAGTGGGAAAAGCTGCTCGAAGGCAAGCAACTCACCGAGCAGCAGTACGCCGAGTTGTTGAAAACCGAAATCTACGACAAGGCGTTTTGATGGACCATGCCGGTTTATGAGTCCGGGGATATTCTCACTTTACAGGTTATTTGATTGATGAATACAGCGACAACGCAGTTCAAGCCGTTTGACGGGGTCCGGGTCCTGGATATGAGCCAGGGGCTGGCCGGGCCCTATGCGGCGCAGATGCTTCTGATGATGGGCGCCACGGTAGTGAAGGTGGAGCCTCCCCAGGGCGACTGGGGCCGGGTAATGGGATTGGCGCGTAACGGGCACAGTGCGTTGAGCGTGATCGCCAACTGGGGCAAGAAAGGCATTTGCGTGGACGCTCGCAACGAACAGGGCCGGGAGGTGATCAAGCGTCTGGTCGGTTGTTCGGACCTGGTTATGGAAAGCTTCCGACCCGGTGTCATGGAGAAACTCGGGCTGGGGTACGACGTTCTGAAATCCCTGAATCCCGGTATTGTGCTGGGTTCCATCTCCGGCTTCGGGCGCAGCGGGCCCCACGCGCTACGAGCCGGCTCGGACAGTATTCTTCAGGCCGCCACCGGTATGGCGGCCATGAACGGCACGGACGAGGGTGCTCCCCGGCGGGTCGGCATGCTGGCGGTGGATATGATCACCGGTTTGTATGCCGGCTACGCGTTGTCCGCGGCGATCCACGAGCAACGTGCCTCCGGTGTCGGCCGGCATCTGGATCTGTCACTGCTTGGCGCCTCGATGGCTTTTCAGGCCATGCCCATGGTGGAGTCCTTTCTACAGGGTGGAGAAAAAAGAAAACCGGTGACAGTGCCCTCGGGCAACTTCGATGCCGCCGATGGTCAGCTTTCGGTGGTGTGTTTACGCAATCAGATGTTCCACGCCCTGGCAAAGGCGCTCGGCCATGAAGAATGGGCAACCGACCCGCGCTTTGCCGATAACGAGGCGCGCCAGCGCAATGTGGAGACCCTGCATGATCTGCTGGCGGGCATTTTCCCGACACAATCCCGGGAGTACTGGATCAACCGGCTCAATCAGGCGGGCGTGCTTTGCGGACCGGTGAACAGCTATTCGTCATTGCGTGAGGATGCCCAGGTGGAGGCCTTGCATTTGTTGACGGATGTGGATCATCCAGACTTCGGCGCCTTCCCTTTCCCGGCGTTCCCGGGGGCGGAGAGCCGGGCGGACGAGTTGCCGCCGGCGCCGGCTTTGGGGCAGCACACCGTGGATGCCCTGCGAGGGGCGGGCTTCGCCGAGGTGGAGATCCACAACTTGTTGTCATCCGGTGCCTGCATGCAGGCGTGAAAAAGAATAAGGAGCAGGTGATGCGAGCAGTGCTTTGTGACCGGTTCGGGTCTTATCAGGACCTGGTGTTATCCGAGGTGCCCAGTCCGGCGTTGGCGGAGGGCAGCGTGCGTATCGCCGTGCACTTCGCCAGCGTCAGCTACGCCATCTCCCTGATGGTGGCGGGGACCTATCAACGCAAAATGACGCCGCCTTTTGTTCCCGGCACGGAAGTATCCGGTGTTGTTACCGAATGCGGCCCCGGTGTTAACGATCTCAAAGTGGGGGATCGGGTGGCGGCCATTGTCGATTGCGGCGCCTTTGCTGAAGAGGTGGTGATCGACCGGGCCACCGTCTATCCGGTTCCGCAGGCGGTGCCGCTGGAGCAGGCGGTGGCCTTGCCCTTGTCGTTTGGTACCGCCACCACGGCGCTGAAGCGGGCCGGCGAACTGGCCAATAAAACCGTTTTGGTCACTGGCGCGGGCGGGGCCCTCGGGCAAGCCGCCGTACAGGTGGCGTCCCTGCTTGGCGCCAGGGTGATCGCCATGGCCAGTTCAGCGGAGAAGCTGGGGGCGGCTTTGCAGGTGGGCGCTTCGGAAGGGATCGATTATTCCACCGGGGATGTGGTGAAGAAGGTCAAAGCGTTGACGGAAGGGCGCGGTGCCGATGTGGTGTTCGATCCGGTGGGTGGCGAGGTGTTCGCGTCGCTGATTCGGACCACGGCGGTGGAAGGCACCATTTTGTCCCTGGGTTTTGCCAGCGGTGAGATACCCGCCGCGCCGGTGAATCTGTTGTTGGTGAAGAACATCGGTTTGCTGGGAGTAAATTTTTCCGAGTACGTGGGTTGGGGAAAAGAGGATCGGCGTCATCAGTTCTCCGATGAAATCCAATCGATGATGCGCTGGCTGTTCCTGTTCGCGGCGGAAGGAAAAGTAAGGCTCACCACGCCTGAGCTGTTCCGGTTCGAACAGGTGACGGAAGCCATCGATCAGGTGGTTCAGCGCCGGGCCGTGGGCAAGGTGGCATTACGTATTCGATGAGGTTGGATCATGAACCGGCTAATAAAAAAGACAAAAAGTCTGGCCACCAATGTGGTCGGCGCGATGATCGTTCTGATGATGGTGCACGTTACCACTGAAGTGCTGTTGAGGTTGCTGTTCGGTATGCATATTCCGGGAACCATGGAGGTCGTCGCCTACTACTACATGGTGACCGCGGTCTTTATCGGTATTTTCATCTGCGTCGTTGAGGACAGTCACATCCGGGTGGATGTCCTGGTTCAGCACTTCGGCAAGCGTTTGAGATCCGCCACGGACATCTTCGGGCTGCTGGTGATGACGCTGTACTTCGCCCTGTTCTCCTATGGTTTGTACCTGCAGGCGGTTAAAAGCTGGGGGCGTCGGGAAGGGGTGGACGCGGTGTTTTTTGAACTGTCGATCTGGCCATCCCGTTGGATTGCCTGGGTGGGCGTTTTCATGGCCGCCCTGGCGGCGGTGTATCTTCTGGTCCGTTTGTTGCGCGGCAAATCCGGGCGGGAGGTTTCGTCATGAGCGCGGTGCAGATCGGATTCGCTTGTATCGCCTTACTGCTGGTGCTGTTGGCATTGCGCGTGCCGATCGGGGTATCACTTGGGGTGAGTGCCTTTACCGGGCTGCTCTCCCTTCGTGGCCTGGATGCGGCGTTCGCTCTGATGGGGTCCACCACCTTTCAGTTCATCGCCCATTGGTCGTTAACCGCCATTCCCATGTTTATCCTGATGGGCGCGATAGCCTTCCATACCGGTTTGACGCGGACCCTGTTCGATGCGGGCAAGGCCTGGCTGGGTTTTCTGCCGGGCGGGCTGGCGATCGCCACTAATGTTTCCAGTGCCGGCTTCGCCGCCGCCAGCGGTTCCAGTGTGGCGATGGCCGGTGCCATGTCCCGTCTTGCCGTGCCGGAAATGCTGAGGGCCAGGTACGACCCTGGTCTGGCCACCGGGGTGGTGGCGGCCTCCGGGACGCTGGGGGCGTTTATTCCTCCGAGCATTCCTTTTGTGCTTTATGCGGTGTTCATGGAGGCGTCCGTCGGGCAGCTGTTGATGGCGGGGATTATTCCCGGCCTGCTGACCATGTTGGCTTACGCCGTGCTGATCGTCACCCGGGTGAAACTGAATCCGGATCTCGCGCCGAGGACCGCGCAGGCCTATTCGAACCGGGACCGGTGGGTATTGCTGCTCAAGTCCTGGCCATTGCCGGTGATCGTCGCCGGCGTTGTGGGCGGGTTGTATACCGGAACGGTAACGGCCACCGAAGCGGGCGCCTTTGGTGCTTTCGTGGCGATTGCGGCCGCGCTGATTCAGGGCTCCTTCAGTTGGACGGCGATGCAGCAGGCGGTGTCGGAAACGGTCACCAGCACCGCGTCGATTTTTCTCATCGCCATCGGCGCGGTGTTGTTCAGCCGCATGCTGACGCTCAGCCAGATTCCCATGAACATCGGTGTCTGGGTGGAAGATTATGCGGTGGCCTTGTGGATGTTCCTGCTGGCGGTCACCGTGTTCTACATCGTTCTGGGTATGTTCCTGGATCCCATTGGCTTGATGCTGGTGACCCTGCCGGTGCTGGCGCCTTTCGTCATCGCGTTCGATATCGACGTGATCTGGTTTGGCGTGTTGGTGGTGAAGTTCATCGAGATCGGTTTGCTGACACCACCGATTGGATTGAACCTGTTCGTGGTCAGCGCCGGCGTGGGGGACAAGGTGCCGTTTGGTCAGGTGGTTCGCGGCACGGTGTGGTTCCTGGCCGCGGAAGCGGTGGTGCTGATTCTGCTGATGGCGTTCCCGCAGTTGTCCCTGCTGTTGCCATCGCTGATGTACTAGTTGGGATGACGCTATATTGACGCGATGCCAAATTTGATGCATTATTGCATCAATAATGATGACGGAGGGTCGATATGCGTACCACAATTACGATTGACGATGCCCTCTACGAGCAGGCATTGGAGCTGGCTGACTCAGGCTTGGATAAACCCGCGGATATTCTTCGGGAGGCCGTCAAAACCTATGTTCGGGTCCAAGCCGCGCGCCGCCTGGCCGCTTTGGGAGGAGCGTCACCTGAGATGGCGGATATCCCGCGGCGGCGTGAGGAGCCGTTGCAGGAATGAGCGTTTTGGTGGATACCTCGGTATGGGTGGCGCACTTCAGAGAAAAAAATGAGGCGCTGATTAACCTGATAGAAATGGACCGCGCCCTGGTGCATCCCATGGTCTTGGGCGAGCTTGCCTGCGGGACTCCGCCTGAACCTCGGCAACGAACTTTGGGTTACATTGGTTTATTGCGGCTGAGTAATCAGGCCAGCCTTAAGGAGGTCATGACGTTCGTTGAGCAAGAACGCTTATACGGGCGAGGTCGTGGTTTGGTGGATATGATGTTGCTCGCTTCAACCGTCATCACTCCCGAAGGGAGGCTTTGGACGTTGGATAAACGCTTGGCTGGATTGGCGGATGAGTTCGACGTGGCGTACCAGCCGCATAGGCATTAGGTAGAGCGGTGGGGGTGCGCTTATTCGCGAGCAAGCTCGCTTCCCACAGAGAGAACTACGAAGCCGCTGTGGGAGCGAGCTTGCTCGCGAATATTCTATGAGCGCGCCTGCGAACTGAGGGGGGCAGCAGTCCGCGAGACGCGAATAGCTTTACTGATCAGGCCCGGGCCGGTTGCGGCTGGTAGCCTTTCAACGCGGTGACAAAATCCTGCAGAGCGTGAATGCCGGACTCCTCGGCTTCGCGGCACCATTGTTTCAATGCATCCAGCATTTCCGCGGAATTGCGGCTGGTCTGGCCCCAGATTTCCTGCAGGCGCAGGCGGTATTCGTAGATGGTGGCCAGCGTGTGGTTGTGTTCGGTCAGCCGCTCCAGGCGTTGCTGATGACGCGGCTTGAAGAAACGCTGATCGCGGTACAGCAGGGCCCGGGCGCGACGGTAGAAACCACGGGTGGTGTCGCAGGCGCGGGCTTGCTCCTGCTGGAACACCGGTTTGATCACCGTGCGGCGGTAATGGGCCATCACCTGGAAACGGTGCTGCACCAGGGCACGCAGGGTATCCAGATCCACGCTGGAACGGGCGGTGGCCAGCACCGGTGTTGGCGCCAGTTTTTTCACTTTCGCCAGACCCAGCATTTCAAACAGGCGGATCCAGGCCCAGCCCATATCGAACTCGAACCGGCGTACCGACAGCTTGGCGGAGCTGGGGTAGGTGTGGTGGTTGTTATGCAGCTCTTCGCCACCAATCAGAATGCCCCACGGCAGGATGTTGCGTGAGGCGTCCTTGCATTCGAAGTTGCGGTAGCCCCAGTAGTGGCCGATACCGTTGATCACGCCGGCGGCGAACAGCGGAATCCACATCATCTGCACCGCCCAGATGGTCACTCCGGCGAAGCCGAACAGCACCACGTTGGTCAGTGCCAGCAGCACGATGCCGAGCATGGGGAAGCGGCTGTAAACGTTGCGCTCCATCCAGTCGTCCGGGCAGCCGGCGCCGTATTTGTCCAGGGTTTCCTGGTTGACGGCTTCGGCCTGGTACAGCTCGGCGCCTTCGCGCAGCACTTTGCGGATGCCAAGTACCTGCGGGCTGTGCGGGTCTTCCTCACTATCGCAGTGCGCGTGATGCTTGCGATGAATGGCGGTCCAGGCGCGGGTGTTCATGCCCGTGGTCAGCCACAGCCAGAAACGGAAGAAGTGTTTCAGCACCGGGTTCAATTCCAGCGCGCGGTGGGCGGAATAGCGGTGCAGATAGACCGTGACGCTGACGATGGTCACATGGGTCAGGGCCAACGTGATCAGCACCAGGCTCCAGGGACCCAGGGCCAGCAGGCCCTCGGACAGAAACATCAAGATGGTGTGCATAATAATCCGGCTTGCGGCGGTAGTAATCCATTAGAAAGCGAATGTCGCCGATTCGTTCCTTGATATACGGCGTTATGTACAGGTAAGCAATAAATGGGCCGATGGATGCACCCGGGCCTGCCAATCAGCTTCTATATAGATGGTGCCTACCGGTTCAAAGATCAATGCGGGGCCGTAGATTACCTGATCGGCTCCTAATTCGTCCCGCCGGTAAACAGGAATTTTGATTTTGTTTCCTTCGCTGTTTTGGGCGGCGCTTTTATCACCAGCGGAGCCGTAAACTGGAGCCTCCCAGGCCGGCGAGCCCTCGCCCCGCGGCGCCTGGCCCGGCGAGGCCGGCCGCGCCTCGGCCAGACACCGGACTCGCAGGTTCACCCGCCGCACCGGCAATGACAGCCGGTGGCCATAGCGCTGTTCGTGCAGAGCGTGGAAGGCGACTTCGCTTTGAGTGGGCTCCTCCCCCTGCCAGGGCAAGGTCAGCACGGAGGACTGGCCCTGATAGCACAGGTCCAGGCCGGTTTCGGTGCGGATCCGGTCGGCGTCGATGCCTTCCGCTTCCAGTTCCTCCCGGGCCTGGCGCTCCAGCTGCCGAGCCAGAGTCTGAATGTGAGCGGTCTCGGCATCCGCCGGCAGAGCCTGGATGCGTTCGCGCTGGCGCGGTGCGTAGACCAGCCCTTCCGCCGACAGCACGCCGGCACGTACCGGCACCACCGCCTGGTGCATGCCGAGGTTGGTGGCCAGGGCGCACACGTGCAGGCCACCGGCGCCACCGAAACTCACCAGCGTGAAGTCCCGCGGATCAAAGCCCTTCTGGATCGAGATCACCCGCAGCGCCTGGCTCATATGCTCGTTGGCCAGGTCGATGATGCCTTGCGCGGCCTGAGGGACCGACATGTCGAGGCGTTCCGCCACGCGGGCCACGGCGTCGTGGGCCTTGGCCGGGTCCAGACGCAGGTTGCCGCCTAGGGCAAATTCCGGTTGCAGGCGGCCCAGCACCAGATTGGCGTCGGTGACCGTGGCGCGGGTGCCACCCTGACCGTAACAGGCGGGCCCGGGGCTGGCGCCGGCGGATTCCGGCCCCACGTGCAGCAGGCCGGCATCATCCACCTGGGCCAGGGAGCCGCCGCCGGCCCCAATGGTGTGCATGTCGACCATGGGCACCGCCACCGGATAAGGCCCGATGCGGCCCTGGCGGGTCAGCCGGATGTCGCCGTCCAGCAGCGCCACGTCGGTGGAGGTGCCGCCCATATCGAAGGTCATCAGATGATCGCGGCCGAGGGCCTGCCCCAGGCGGCGGGCGGCGTTGAGACCGCCGGCGGGGCCGGACAGCAGCAGATTCACCGCCCGTTCGGCGGCCTGATCAGCGGCGATGGTGCCGCCGTTGGACTGCATGATGGTCAGCGGCGCCGGCGTGGTGTGCTGTTTTAGCCGCGCCAGATAATCCGCCATGCGAGGGGAGAGCCAGGCGTTCAGCCAGGTGGCCATGCCGCGCTCGTACTCGCCGCGGGTCGGCAGGATGTCGCTGGAGAGACTGACCGGATAGCCGGCCTGCCGGAGTGCCTCGCCGAGTCGTTGTTCCGCGGCGGGGTCCAGGTAGCTGAACAACAGGTTCACGGCCACGGATTCCGGGTCATGGCGGCGAACCGCGTCCACCGTTTGCCGGATCGTCTCGTCGGTGAGCGGGATCAGGGTGGCCCCCTGGGCGTCCAGACGGGTATCGACGCCGATCACCGGAGTGTCGTGCAGGGCGGTGTGGGTGGGCAGTGGCCGCAAGTTGTATAACTCGGGTCGGTTCTGGCGGCCGATGAGCAGCAGATCTTCTATGCCGGAGTTAGTGATCACTACCGTCCTGGCGCCTTTGTTTTCAAGGGCTGCGTTGGTGGCCACGGTACTGCCGTGGACGATGACCAGCTCTCCCTGGGCCAGCGCCACGGTGAGGCCCATATCCTCGATGCCTTGCAGGATGGCCCGCTCCGGGGCCGCCGGCGTGGACAGTACTTTATGGATGCGAGGTTGCTCGCCGCCCAGCAGAACGAAATCGGTGAAAGTGCCACCGGTGTCCACCCCTAGCCAGTACCGCATCTTTGCCCCGCTCGTGTTTAAACCCTTTACCGCCTGCGCAAGGACGGTGCCGCGGGTATCATAACCGTCCTGGCCGCGGGCATCACGCCAGCCTGCTGCTCGCAACCACGGTCGCTGTAGGAGCTTGCCCTGCAAGCGAATCTTTTGCCCCGAGAGCCAATTCGCTTGCAGGCAAGCTCCTACAGCAGCTTCGTAGTCTGGTCTGTGGGAAGCGAGCTTGCTCGCGAATACAAAATCTTCCAAGGAGCCGTTAATGCCCGAATTACCCGAAGTGGAAACCACGCGGCGGGGGATTGAGCCGCATCTGACCGGGCGCCGTCTGCGCTCGGTGACGGTGCGCGAGCCGCGGCTGCGCTGGCCCGTGGACGAGCGGGTGGCGGCGTTGCGGGATCGGCCGGTGCTGGCGGTGCGGCGGCGTGCCAAGTATTTGCTGCTGGACCTGGATGGCCTGTATCTGGGGGTGCATCTGGGCATGTCCGGAACGCTGCGGGTGGTGCCGGAGGCGGCGCCGCTGCGCAAGCATGATCATGTGGATCTGGTGCTCGATTCCGGGCAGTTATTGCGCTTCAACGACCCCCGCCGGTTCGGCGCGGTGCTCTATCTGCCGGACCTGGAGCAACACCCGCTGTTCACCGGCCTCGGCCCTGAACCACTGGACGCGGTCTTCACCGGAGAATGGCTGCACCGGCGCAGCCGTGGCCGCAAGGCCTCGGTGAAGACGTTCATCATGGATAACGCCACGGTGGTGGGCGTTGGCAACATTTACGCGCAAGAAAGCCTGTTTTTAGCCGGAATTCACCCCTCCCGGCCGGCGGGACGCATCAGCCTGGCCCGCTACCAGCGTCTGGCGGAAGCGATCCGGGAAGTTCTGGCGCGGGCCATCGAGGCCGGTGGCACCACATTGCGGGATTTCACCCGGGTCGATGGTCAGCCGGGCTACTTTGCCCAGGAACTGCGCGTCTATGGTCGCGCGGGGGAGCCTTGCCGGCAGTGCGGAACGCCCCTGCGGGGCGGGCGCCACGGTCAGCGCAGTACGGTGTATTGTCCTCACTGCCAGCGTTGAGGCGGGTTCAAGCGTTTCCTGAACTCAGTGCAGTATCGTATTGTTTCTATACGAATAAAGATTTAGATTGTGAACCAGTAGTCAGCACGACTGCTGAATTGGGGTAACAATGCCCCGGCGACTCAGCAAAAGGGGGGAGCCCGGACCATCTTCTTGTGTGTGGGGGTTGAACCTGTGGGGGATGAGTCGCCGCTCCCGCGGTCGAGGGACGGCCGCGGGGGCTCCTTATTCAAAAGGCTGGGTCAAGACGGTTGGGACTGCCCGGCCAATCCTGCTATCCAACGAGAACCTGTCGAAGAGGGACTCACAATGAAGCGAGCCCTGCGCCTGCTGGCGGCCGCCACCATCATCTGCACCGTATCCCAAACCGCACAAGCCCGTCCCATGGACGAAGACGCTGATCAGCCGTCGGCGCTGGCCATGTTCGGGGACGCGGTGATCGTCAGGCCGGTCATGGCCGTCGGTACGGTGGGCGGTCTGGCCGTGTATGCGGTAATGTTGCCGTTCTCCGTGCTCGGTGATAACGAAGGCGAAGCCGCCGAAGTGCTGGTGAAGAATCCCGCCCGCGCCACTTTTTTGCGTTGTCTGGGCTGCACGCCGACGCAACATGAGCGCAAACAGGCGGAGAAAAAAATACGAGAAGCCAACGCGGCGCAATAATCGCGCCGCTACCGATTGATCTTTCGAGGAGTCCGCTATGCAACGTTGCGTGGCTGCATTGGCCGCCGTGGCCATGGGCATGGGTGTATCCGTGGCGCACGGCGAAGCCTACGTATCCCTGGGATACGGATATCATGAACAGGATGACCGCTTTTTCGGCGACGACCGCTTCGAGACCGGTGACCTGATCGCCAAACTGGGCGGCCGTATCAACCGCTGGTTCGCGGTGGAGATGCGCGGCGGTTCCACGCTGAACAGCAACGAAGACCGTCTCAATGGGACTTCCATTAAAGGAGAGTACCGTCAGAAGTATTTCTATGGCGCTTATGTGAAGCTGAGTGGTCCCAACGCCACCATGGCCACGCCGTATCTGATTGGCGGTTATACCGAAGGCAAGGAAGAAATGGACGTGGACGGCGGCGGCAAGGTCACGGACAAATGGTATGACTCGTCCTACGGTCTGGGGATCGATTTCGGTGTCAGCGAGCGCTTCGACGTCAACGTGGAATACATGTTCTATCGTGACAAGGACAACGTCACCCTGAAAGGCCCCGCCCTGTCCGCTTCCTGGACGTTCTGAATCCGTAATACCGCATCGTGGTCTGAGGGTCATCGATGCCTCGGATTCGCTTGCAAGGCACGCTCCTACAGTGACAACAATTTCCATGACCACTGTAGGAGCCAGCCCTGCTGGCGAACCGCATTCTTCAACCCCTTATCAACTCTCCGCCGGTTCCGGCAATGCCTCTGTCTCTTCGTCACCGTGCCCTTCGTTGCGGCCCAGCAGCATGTACATGGCCGGTACCACGAACAGGGTAAACAGGGTGCCGATGGTCATGCCGGCGGCCACCACCAGACCGATGGCGAAGCGGGCGCCGCCGCCGGGGCCGGCGGCGATCAGCAACGGAATCATCGCCAATACCAAAGCGGCGGTGGTCATCAGTACCGGACGCAGGCGCACGGCGGCGGCGTGTTCGATGGCCTCCCGCTTGCCCATGCCTTCTTCCTGCATTTTGTTGGCGAACTCCACGATCAGAATCCCGTGTTTTGATATCACCCCGATCAGGGTCACCAGCCCCACCTGCGTGTAGATGTTGAGCGTGGCCAGACCGAGGCTGACGAAGATCATGGCGCCGCACACGGACATGGGCACCGTGATCAGCATGATGATCGGATCACGGAAGGATTCGAACTGGGCCGCCAGAACCAGATAGATCACGATCAGGGCGAAGAAGAAGGTGATCATCAAGTCGCTGCCTTCCTTCTTGAACTGCCGTGACTGGCCGGAATAGTCCACGCTGTAGCCGGGAGGCAGCACTTCCTGTGCCGCGTTTTCCAGAATGCCGAGCGCTTCACCCAGCGTCACCCCGGGGCGCTGTACGCCGGAAATGGTCACCGAGTTCAGCTGCTGGAAGCGTTTCAACTGTTGCGGCTGCACGGTTTCTTCCAGGCGCACCAGGGTGGCCAGTGGAATCAGATCGCCGGAGCCGGTGCGAATGTAGTATTGCTGCAACTGCTCCGGCGTCAGCCGGTCGCTGCGCTGAACCTGGGGAATCACTTTGTAGGACCGGTTTTCCAGGGAAAAGCGGTTGGCGTAGGCGCCGGATAACATGGCGCCCAGTTCCTGCGCCAGCTGACGCATGGTGATGCCCAGCGACGCGGCTTTCTCCCGGTCGATCAGAATGTTGTAGCGCGGTTTGTCGATCTTCAGGTCCGTGTCCAGGAAGATGAACTTGCGGCTCTCCTGGGCCTTGCCCAGGAT
This sequence is a window from Alloalcanivorax dieselolei B5. Protein-coding genes within it:
- the mutM gene encoding bifunctional DNA-formamidopyrimidine glycosylase/DNA-(apurinic or apyrimidinic site) lyase translates to MPELPEVETTRRGIEPHLTGRRLRSVTVREPRLRWPVDERVAALRDRPVLAVRRRAKYLLLDLDGLYLGVHLGMSGTLRVVPEAAPLRKHDHVDLVLDSGQLLRFNDPRRFGAVLYLPDLEQHPLFTGLGPEPLDAVFTGEWLHRRSRGRKASVKTFIMDNATVVGVGNIYAQESLFLAGIHPSRPAGRISLARYQRLAEAIREVLARAIEAGGTTLRDFTRVDGQPGYFAQELRVYGRAGEPCRQCGTPLRGGRHGQRSTVYCPHCQR
- a CDS encoding outer membrane beta-barrel protein, which translates into the protein MQRCVAALAAVAMGMGVSVAHGEAYVSLGYGYHEQDDRFFGDDRFETGDLIAKLGGRINRWFAVEMRGGSTLNSNEDRLNGTSIKGEYRQKYFYGAYVKLSGPNATMATPYLIGGYTEGKEEMDVDGGGKVTDKWYDSSYGLGIDFGVSERFDVNVEYMFYRDKDNVTLKGPALSASWTF